Proteins co-encoded in one Kribbella solani genomic window:
- the ychF gene encoding redox-regulated ATPase YchF has translation MALTIGIVGLPNAGKSTLFNALTKNDVLAANYPFATIEPNVGVVGVPDPRLHKLAEVFGSAKVIPATVQFVDIAGIVRGASEGEGLGNKFLSHIRESDAICQVTRVFRDDDVTHVDGKVSPADDISTIQTELILADLQTVEKAIPRLEKEARLKKESVAVLDAVRAAQKHLEAGTPIIATDVDRDALRELMLMTAKPYLYVFNCDADELADEDLKQKMRDLVAPAEAIFLDAKFEAELVELGDEDEAREMLTEMGIDEPGLDVLARVGFDTLGLQTYLTAGPKESRAWTIPRGATAPEAAGVIHTDFQRGFIKAEIVSFTDLTEAGSMTAARAAGKVRMEGKDYLMQDGDVVEFRFNV, from the coding sequence GTGGCACTCACCATCGGAATCGTCGGGCTCCCGAACGCGGGCAAGTCCACCCTGTTCAACGCGCTCACCAAGAACGACGTACTCGCCGCGAACTACCCGTTCGCGACCATCGAGCCGAACGTCGGCGTGGTCGGCGTACCCGACCCGCGGCTGCACAAGCTGGCCGAAGTGTTCGGATCGGCGAAGGTGATCCCGGCCACCGTCCAGTTCGTCGACATCGCCGGGATCGTCCGCGGCGCGTCCGAGGGCGAAGGGCTGGGCAACAAGTTCCTCAGCCACATCCGCGAGTCGGACGCGATCTGCCAGGTCACCCGGGTGTTCCGCGACGACGACGTCACCCACGTCGACGGCAAGGTCTCGCCGGCCGACGACATCTCCACCATCCAGACCGAGCTGATCCTGGCCGACCTGCAGACCGTCGAGAAGGCGATCCCGCGGCTGGAGAAGGAAGCCCGGCTGAAGAAGGAGAGCGTCGCCGTCCTGGACGCGGTCCGGGCCGCGCAGAAGCACCTCGAGGCGGGTACGCCGATCATCGCGACGGACGTCGACCGCGACGCGTTGCGCGAACTGATGCTGATGACCGCCAAGCCCTACCTGTACGTCTTCAACTGTGACGCCGACGAGCTCGCCGACGAGGACCTGAAGCAGAAGATGCGGGACCTGGTCGCGCCGGCCGAGGCGATCTTCCTGGACGCCAAGTTCGAGGCCGAGCTGGTCGAGCTCGGCGACGAGGACGAGGCCCGCGAGATGCTCACCGAGATGGGCATCGACGAGCCCGGCCTGGACGTGCTGGCCCGGGTCGGTTTCGACACCCTCGGCCTGCAGACGTACCTGACCGCCGGCCCGAAGGAATCCCGCGCCTGGACCATCCCCCGCGGCGCCACCGCCCCCGAAGCCGCCGGCGTCATCCACACCGACTTCCAGCGCGGCTTCATCAAGGCCGAAATCGTCTCCTTCACCGACCTGACCGAAGCCGGCTCCATGACCGCCGCCCGAGCCGCCGGCAAGGTCCGCATGGAAGGCAAGGACTACCTGATGCAGGACGGCGACGTAGTCGAGTTCCGCTTCAACGTCTAA
- a CDS encoding AAA family ATPase codes for MTLLSFTVRNHKSIRDEVTVDLTHPSLRTLRPQDHDWLSVTYPVAGVFGGNASGKSALLDALRYAFAAISLSATAWQASKSMHRAPFLLDGTARTSSSTYELDFVHEGRRHLYGFEVDHDGIKREWLRDVPRSRWRTLLDRDRDASTITFHPSLRARIEVTGRELVLSRALLLRDTPLYSVAHNLAVGFDYVLVKDSHREGRLSSIADSLAEGNITFTDLEALLQVADIGIVNVSIEERNIPEHVRRAVRRLQRDLREEETRPSDATDEKAEDEDVEPADLDDDQLAQMVRHMVFVHRGSADECPKFSIQDESDGTIAWLAIAVPALETLRAGGLLLVDEIDASLHPHLLEVLLGAFTDPLVNTQGAQLIFTSHESYVLSPLSEVKLEPEQVWLTDKTYEGATELTCLADFPKHPDANIARRYLTGRYGGTPRLSPSMLAALVGAEDH; via the coding sequence ATGACGCTGCTGAGCTTCACGGTGCGCAATCACAAGAGCATCCGGGACGAGGTGACGGTCGACCTCACGCATCCGTCGCTGCGCACCCTCCGGCCCCAGGATCACGATTGGCTCTCCGTGACATATCCAGTGGCAGGGGTCTTCGGCGGCAACGCGTCCGGCAAGTCCGCCTTGCTGGATGCACTTCGATACGCCTTCGCGGCGATCAGCCTGTCCGCCACAGCCTGGCAGGCGTCGAAGTCCATGCATCGGGCACCGTTCTTGCTCGATGGGACCGCTCGCACGTCATCCAGCACGTACGAGCTCGACTTCGTCCACGAGGGACGCCGGCACCTGTACGGCTTCGAGGTCGACCATGACGGCATCAAACGCGAGTGGCTGCGTGACGTCCCCCGTTCACGGTGGCGCACGCTGCTCGATCGGGACCGTGACGCGAGCACAATCACCTTTCATCCAAGCCTGCGCGCACGGATCGAAGTAACCGGACGTGAGTTGGTGCTCAGCCGCGCGCTGTTGCTGCGCGATACGCCGCTGTATTCCGTGGCTCACAATCTGGCCGTCGGGTTCGACTACGTTCTGGTGAAGGACTCCCACCGCGAGGGACGACTGTCGAGCATCGCGGACTCGCTGGCCGAGGGGAACATCACCTTCACCGACCTCGAAGCACTCTTGCAGGTCGCGGACATCGGCATTGTGAACGTCAGCATCGAGGAGAGGAACATCCCCGAGCACGTACGCCGCGCCGTCCGCCGGCTCCAGCGCGATCTGCGCGAAGAGGAGACGCGACCGAGCGACGCGACCGACGAGAAGGCTGAAGACGAAGACGTGGAGCCCGCCGACCTGGATGACGACCAACTCGCCCAAATGGTCCGGCATATGGTCTTCGTCCATCGCGGCAGCGCTGACGAATGTCCCAAGTTCTCGATCCAGGACGAGAGCGACGGAACGATCGCGTGGCTCGCCATCGCGGTGCCGGCATTGGAGACACTGCGTGCAGGAGGGCTGCTCCTCGTCGACGAGATCGACGCCAGCCTGCATCCTCACCTTCTTGAGGTCCTACTCGGGGCGTTCACTGACCCACTGGTCAACACCCAGGGCGCGCAGCTCATCTTCACCAGCCACGAGTCGTACGTCCTGTCGCCGCTGAGTGAGGTGAAGTTGGAGCCCGAACAGGTCTGGCTCACGGACAAGACCTACGAAGGCGCGACCGAGTTGACCTGCCTCGCCGACTTCCCGAAGCACCCGGACGCGAACATAGCGCGGCGTTATCTCACGGGCCGCTACGGTGGGACTCCCCGACTTTCGCCAAGCATGCTGGCCGCACTCGTCGGCGCCGAGGACCACTGA
- a CDS encoding CHAT domain-containing protein has protein sequence MTDSTNPQHLQLYGDPFDAGFARAHEHHLAAEFAAAYDLYAELLVLAESLEDSPDVRFLRAHLLADLTSVHLSASDLPGADDTSTRSHALLDSVAQAPMGPHGRQLWLELQLRTMMARSAVLSTTGHLDEALDWLDQAATVLTEFTDPDGLRAAELGLNRVLLLINRSEWGKAEEHASLVLATTPPTAVEAIPRLQTALGSICTATGRYDLAEDYFAQAEQGFQTLRDTGEVQTLLAHRAYVAMERGELDEAEQLFTQASTYFEQQRRYGDLATCEQARSHLADLRGDTANARALITTSLDRFARLGASIAAADSKLLAAQHAYERGDIEELQRLAQEARDVYQAQELYERCAQVDLMLARTLEDNLNQTDHGDHERASVDTALSLALPAALTLAAARHDFVTAYARNQWLELANDAMRLVFRLAVRREDQGLLFELVEHQCAGAALALGAPPAVAAAAPVFPEPAMKTYGSPLTLGGVAADAAASIGLRVAPPPKVRMSAERVALQEYIAAAEFRYRRPIVDEQEVPFWNTSELTSRPVVQIRLADAGDLFMTWTWAGGATGFGTGRGPADEVDAAVRELAAALPGTGEGADGVRRAFASGALSDQRGEAQLARTLGKALWPDGLTAQLRHVLERAGRPLVRIQPSPRVAQVPWELLALDDADTRLLDLADVVTTAPTSLRRQQTQPSNTTVDWPVVLVLDPRVPGFRADSPLGSVLGPPGSDPDLLALVQRHAATGAVQPHTATAPDAFRRTDLNRDWLSDVLRSGARRLLYVGHVTGAPVEGGQSEDGAMHLSCGPETTGLTDLTRTHRPLSAKDLLLGTLPLHSDGQPGTRIWPAPPRVALIGCETGGDLRFTESFGLATAMLHNGAHLVTATRWPLPTNHAFHTLAGVPTTTRPLSEAITAVDTAHDHPDPAHYLNTWQRTQLITWRTKPHPENSPLLWAALTTIVV, from the coding sequence ATGACGGACAGTACGAACCCGCAGCACCTCCAGCTGTACGGCGACCCGTTCGACGCAGGGTTCGCCCGCGCGCACGAGCATCACCTGGCAGCCGAGTTCGCCGCCGCGTACGACCTGTACGCCGAACTGCTTGTCCTGGCGGAATCGCTGGAGGACTCACCCGACGTACGGTTCCTCCGAGCCCACCTACTGGCCGACCTCACCAGCGTCCACCTCTCGGCATCCGATCTGCCCGGCGCCGACGACACCAGTACGCGATCGCATGCGCTGCTCGACAGCGTCGCGCAAGCACCGATGGGACCACACGGCCGGCAACTGTGGCTGGAGCTGCAGCTCCGTACGATGATGGCCAGATCCGCAGTACTCAGTACTACCGGCCATCTGGACGAGGCACTCGACTGGCTCGACCAGGCCGCAACCGTACTGACCGAGTTCACCGACCCGGACGGACTGCGTGCAGCCGAGCTCGGCCTGAACCGTGTGCTTCTCCTGATCAACCGCAGCGAGTGGGGTAAGGCGGAGGAGCATGCGAGCCTCGTGCTCGCTACCACACCGCCAACTGCCGTGGAGGCAATCCCCCGGCTGCAGACCGCACTCGGGTCGATCTGCACTGCTACCGGGCGGTATGACCTGGCTGAGGACTACTTCGCCCAAGCAGAGCAGGGCTTCCAGACACTGCGCGACACCGGTGAAGTACAAACGCTGCTCGCACACCGGGCGTACGTGGCGATGGAACGCGGTGAGCTCGACGAAGCGGAGCAGCTGTTCACGCAGGCATCAACGTACTTCGAACAGCAGCGCCGGTACGGCGACCTGGCAACCTGTGAACAGGCACGGAGCCACCTCGCCGATCTACGCGGCGACACTGCGAACGCACGTGCACTGATCACTACCAGCCTGGACCGGTTCGCACGGCTCGGCGCATCGATCGCGGCCGCGGACAGCAAGCTACTGGCCGCTCAGCACGCGTACGAGCGAGGTGACATCGAGGAGCTGCAGCGCCTGGCGCAGGAGGCGCGCGACGTGTACCAGGCGCAGGAGCTGTATGAACGGTGCGCGCAGGTCGACCTGATGCTGGCGCGGACTCTCGAAGACAACCTGAACCAGACAGACCACGGCGATCACGAGCGCGCATCCGTTGACACTGCGCTGTCGCTGGCCCTCCCGGCTGCGCTGACCCTGGCCGCTGCCCGCCACGACTTCGTCACCGCGTACGCCCGCAACCAGTGGCTTGAGCTGGCCAATGACGCCATGCGGCTGGTCTTCCGCCTGGCTGTCCGCCGCGAGGACCAGGGCCTACTGTTCGAACTGGTAGAACACCAGTGCGCCGGCGCCGCGCTCGCACTAGGCGCACCGCCGGCAGTTGCTGCTGCGGCACCGGTCTTCCCGGAGCCTGCGATGAAGACGTACGGCTCGCCTCTGACGCTCGGAGGTGTTGCTGCGGATGCTGCCGCGTCGATCGGGCTCCGCGTCGCGCCGCCGCCGAAGGTACGGATGTCCGCGGAACGGGTTGCGCTTCAGGAGTACATAGCTGCGGCTGAGTTCCGCTACCGCCGGCCGATCGTGGACGAGCAGGAGGTGCCGTTCTGGAACACTTCCGAGCTCACCAGCCGCCCGGTAGTACAAATCCGGCTGGCTGACGCTGGTGACCTGTTTATGACGTGGACGTGGGCCGGCGGCGCGACTGGGTTCGGTACTGGCCGCGGGCCTGCTGATGAAGTCGATGCGGCAGTACGCGAGCTGGCCGCTGCACTACCTGGCACGGGCGAAGGCGCTGATGGCGTACGCCGTGCTTTCGCGTCAGGTGCGCTGTCGGACCAGCGTGGCGAAGCGCAGCTCGCACGTACGCTCGGCAAGGCGCTCTGGCCGGACGGACTAACCGCACAGCTACGCCACGTACTGGAACGTGCAGGCCGGCCACTAGTACGCATCCAGCCATCGCCCCGAGTCGCACAGGTCCCGTGGGAGCTACTGGCACTGGACGACGCCGACACCCGCCTCCTGGACCTGGCAGACGTAGTAACCACAGCCCCAACCTCCCTACGCCGCCAACAAACCCAGCCAAGCAACACCACTGTGGACTGGCCGGTTGTGTTGGTGCTTGATCCGCGCGTCCCAGGCTTCCGAGCTGACTCACCGCTTGGCTCGGTACTAGGTCCACCCGGCTCCGACCCGGACCTACTCGCCCTGGTCCAGCGTCACGCAGCAACCGGCGCCGTCCAACCGCACACCGCCACCGCACCGGACGCGTTCCGCCGCACAGACCTCAACCGCGACTGGCTAAGCGACGTACTCCGCAGCGGCGCCCGCAGACTCCTGTATGTCGGCCACGTAACCGGTGCACCAGTAGAAGGAGGCCAGAGCGAGGACGGCGCCATGCACCTCTCCTGCGGCCCAGAAACCACCGGCCTCACCGATCTGACCCGCACCCACCGCCCGCTGTCCGCCAAGGACCTCCTCCTCGGCACACTCCCCCTACACAGCGACGGTCAGCCCGGTACGCGCATCTGGCCCGCCCCACCCCGAGTAGCCCTGATCGGCTGCGAAACCGGCGGCGACCTACGCTTCACCGAATCATTCGGCCTCGCCACAGCCATGCTCCACAACGGCGCCCACCTGGTCACCGCGACCCGCTGGCCCCTACCTACAAACCATGCCTTCCACACCCTGGCCGGCGTACCCACCACAACACGCCCACTCTCGGAGGCCATCACCGCCGTAGACACCGCCCACGACCACCCCGACCCCGCACACTACCTAAACACCTGGCAACGCACCCAACTAATCACCTGGCGCACCAAACCCCACCCAGAAAACTCCCCACTCCTCTGGGCAGCCCTAACCACCATCGTCGTCTGA
- a CDS encoding helix-turn-helix transcriptional regulator — MRAERLLRLLLHLQTRGQSTVTQLAAALEVSPRTIQRDLESLSLAGVPVYSIRGRGGGWALLPDYRSRLTGLTPSEVMSVFVGATAHVLADLGLDASSELAVTKLIASLPEGVRREAEYARQRLLIDHAGWDDHRETPRWLSLCREAVWQEHQLEITYGENPQPAADNTPPTPSTADTPPSLPTAGSAPLSLPTADSTPPSLPAGVTPPTPPAPSASGRGPFAVLPLGLVAKSRTWYLVAARTDGRLRTYRLSRLTSAASTDRPFTRPPGFDLAAYWLQSQREFQASRPSYPMVLKVRDHALRRFRATHPVIPTEDGCWLVHADLENPHEACAAVLAQAGAAQVISPPELITLVHNAADQIANSH; from the coding sequence ATGCGCGCCGAACGGCTCCTCCGCCTGTTGCTGCATCTGCAGACCCGTGGCCAGTCCACGGTCACGCAGCTCGCGGCCGCGCTGGAGGTGTCGCCGCGGACGATTCAGCGGGACCTTGAATCGCTCAGTCTGGCTGGTGTTCCGGTCTATTCGATCCGCGGGCGGGGCGGTGGGTGGGCGCTGCTGCCCGACTACCGCAGCCGGTTGACCGGGCTCACGCCGTCCGAGGTCATGTCGGTGTTCGTCGGTGCGACCGCGCACGTACTGGCTGATCTGGGGCTGGATGCGTCCAGCGAACTCGCTGTCACGAAGCTGATCGCGTCGTTGCCGGAGGGCGTACGTCGCGAGGCCGAGTACGCGCGTCAACGCCTGCTGATCGACCACGCCGGCTGGGACGACCACCGGGAGACACCCCGCTGGCTGTCCCTCTGCCGCGAAGCCGTCTGGCAAGAACACCAACTGGAAATCACCTACGGCGAAAACCCCCAGCCAGCAGCCGACAACACCCCTCCAACGCCGTCGACCGCCGACACCCCTCCGTCCTTGCCGACCGCTGGCAGCGCCCCGCTGTCCCTGCCGACCGCCGACAGCACCCCTCCGTCCCTGCCGGCCGGCGTCACGCCGCCCACGCCGCCCGCACCGTCAGCGTCCGGCCGTGGGCCGTTTGCCGTCTTGCCGTTGGGGCTCGTCGCCAAGAGCCGTACCTGGTATCTCGTCGCCGCCCGCACCGACGGCCGGCTCCGGACCTATCGCCTCTCCCGCCTGACCTCCGCCGCCTCCACCGACCGCCCCTTCACCCGCCCGCCCGGCTTCGACCTCGCCGCGTACTGGCTCCAGTCGCAGCGGGAGTTCCAAGCCTCCCGCCCCTCCTACCCGATGGTCCTCAAGGTCCGCGACCACGCCCTCCGCCGCTTCCGCGCCACACACCCGGTCATCCCCACCGAAGACGGCTGCTGGCTCGTACACGCCGACCTGGAGAACCCGCACGAAGCCTGCGCCGCCGTCCTGGCTCAAGCCGGCGCCGCCCAGGTGATCTCCCCACCCGAACTGATCACCCTCGTCCACAACGCCGCCGACCAGATCGCCAACTCGCACTGA
- a CDS encoding TetR/AcrR family transcriptional regulator codes for MPKISESRRQARREQIARAALEQFAVRGIHSTSMANIVDGSGLSSGAIYTHFASKDEIIAHVARTTVGGVFIGLEGLLESDPLPAPARLITLITEQIAQAEMPTGFIVQVWAEAVTNPTVRAAANEVYTVAFEFVREYATRWLSTGGGLDPRQAHTQAPRQARVMLNLIYAHILQTSLLDRYSTADFLADTSALITDSPR; via the coding sequence ATGCCGAAGATCAGCGAGTCGCGGCGGCAGGCGCGGCGCGAGCAGATCGCGCGCGCGGCGCTGGAGCAGTTCGCGGTGCGCGGCATCCACTCGACCTCGATGGCGAACATCGTCGACGGCTCAGGCCTGTCCTCCGGGGCGATCTACACCCACTTCGCGAGCAAGGACGAGATCATCGCCCACGTCGCTCGCACGACCGTCGGCGGCGTATTCATCGGCCTGGAAGGACTCCTGGAGTCTGACCCGCTCCCCGCTCCTGCACGCCTCATAACGCTGATCACCGAACAGATCGCGCAAGCGGAGATGCCAACCGGCTTCATCGTGCAGGTCTGGGCCGAGGCGGTCACCAACCCGACCGTCCGCGCGGCCGCGAACGAGGTCTACACCGTCGCGTTCGAGTTCGTCCGCGAATACGCCACCCGCTGGCTCTCCACCGGAGGCGGACTCGACCCGCGACAGGCCCACACCCAGGCGCCCCGGCAGGCACGGGTCATGCTGAACCTGATCTACGCCCACATCCTGCAGACCTCGCTCCTCGACCGCTACAGCACCGCCGACTTCCTCGCGGACACGTCCGCGCTCATCACAGACAGTCCCCGCTGA
- a CDS encoding FAD-dependent oxidoreductase, whose product MDVNQTEEAVDCVVVGGGPAGMMAGLLMARQGVRVRVLEKHPDFLRDFRGDTIHPSTLRIMDELGIIERFLEIPHHRMKTVAVSSPDGESVFADFSLLPEPYNYVAFMPQWDFLDFLANEAQAYPSFELTREAEVTELVVKGNQARGVRYATPRGEQTLPARLVIGADGRHSTVRTLAWLAPTENDAPMDVLWFRISRAEDDQVPFVSVGSGFTIVAVNRGAYWQVAYCIPKGEYDHLRGYPIDIVADRIRQAIPVLAERFTREISGWDDLKLLSVSVNHLRRWHRPGLLCIGDAAHAMSPAGGVGINLAIQDAVAAARILGPGLAAGKTPTETLLKRVQKRREQPARIIQTGQVKILADLYPKHLDDTYNTPMAARIVRRSRLLQKILARVIGIGLRPEHV is encoded by the coding sequence ATGGACGTGAACCAGACCGAAGAGGCTGTGGACTGCGTAGTGGTGGGTGGTGGCCCGGCCGGAATGATGGCGGGCCTGCTGATGGCACGCCAAGGTGTTCGAGTGCGAGTTCTCGAGAAGCATCCCGACTTTCTCAGAGATTTCCGGGGCGATACGATCCATCCCTCCACGCTGCGGATCATGGACGAACTCGGCATCATCGAGCGATTCCTCGAGATTCCGCACCACCGCATGAAGACCGTCGCCGTCTCTTCTCCGGACGGGGAGTCGGTGTTCGCGGATTTCTCGCTGCTTCCCGAGCCGTACAACTATGTGGCGTTCATGCCGCAGTGGGATTTCCTCGACTTCCTCGCGAACGAGGCTCAGGCCTACCCATCGTTCGAGTTGACCCGAGAAGCCGAGGTGACCGAGCTGGTTGTCAAAGGCAACCAAGCACGCGGAGTCCGCTACGCCACCCCGCGGGGCGAGCAGACCCTGCCCGCTCGCCTGGTCATCGGTGCGGACGGTCGTCACTCCACCGTGCGCACCCTCGCGTGGCTTGCCCCGACCGAGAACGACGCTCCCATGGACGTGCTCTGGTTCAGGATCAGCCGTGCGGAAGACGACCAGGTGCCGTTCGTCAGCGTCGGATCAGGGTTCACCATCGTCGCCGTAAACCGCGGAGCGTACTGGCAAGTGGCCTACTGCATCCCCAAGGGCGAGTACGACCACTTGCGCGGCTATCCCATCGACATCGTTGCCGACCGTATCCGCCAAGCCATTCCGGTCCTGGCGGAACGATTCACGCGAGAGATCTCCGGCTGGGACGACCTCAAACTCCTCAGCGTCTCGGTCAACCACCTGCGACGCTGGCATCGCCCAGGCCTGCTCTGCATCGGAGACGCCGCACACGCCATGTCGCCCGCCGGCGGCGTCGGCATCAACCTGGCGATACAGGACGCGGTAGCGGCCGCGCGAATCCTTGGCCCTGGCCTGGCGGCGGGCAAGACTCCCACGGAGACGTTGCTGAAACGAGTGCAGAAACGGCGAGAGCAACCGGCACGCATCATCCAAACCGGCCAGGTGAAGATCCTTGCCGACCTGTACCCGAAACACCTCGACGACACCTACAACACCCCTATGGCCGCGAGAATTGTGCGCCGCTCGCGCCTGCTGCAGAAGATCCTCGCCCGAGTCATCGGAATAGGTCTGCGGCCGGAGCACGTCTGA
- a CDS encoding ABC transporter ATP-binding protein gives MTAVQVRNLSMSYQAPVRKGGLRAALGSLVRREYKTVQALDQVSFTIAPGEVAGFIGPNGAGKTTTMKILSGILHPTGGEVEVLAATPWHRRAAFLKRIAFVRGSQPVGGSQELTVMDSLEYQRILYDVPRPAFRRTLAELEVLLDLDPLLERQLRALSLGERMRVGLAMALIYRPEVLFLDEPTIGLDVSAASQIREFVAEYVEQTGATVLLTSHYMADVASLCPRLILIDHGRVAYDGPLAELSTRLSPYKLIRISARGAANPEQFGEVVEKSDGQWVLRVPRDEVAGTTARLLQALEVVDLAVEEPPLEKVIDQAYREGLR, from the coding sequence ATGACTGCAGTCCAGGTGCGTAACCTCTCGATGTCCTATCAGGCCCCGGTCCGCAAAGGCGGATTACGGGCCGCGCTCGGTTCGCTCGTGCGCCGTGAGTACAAGACGGTGCAGGCACTCGACCAGGTGTCGTTCACGATCGCGCCCGGCGAGGTGGCCGGTTTCATCGGGCCGAATGGTGCCGGCAAGACCACGACGATGAAGATCCTGTCGGGCATCCTGCATCCCACCGGCGGCGAGGTCGAGGTGCTTGCCGCGACGCCATGGCACCGGCGCGCGGCGTTTCTGAAGCGGATCGCGTTCGTGCGTGGCAGTCAGCCGGTCGGTGGTTCGCAGGAGCTGACGGTGATGGATTCGCTGGAGTATCAACGGATCCTGTACGACGTACCACGTCCGGCTTTCCGTCGTACGCTAGCCGAACTCGAGGTGCTGCTCGACCTGGATCCCCTGCTGGAGCGGCAACTTCGCGCCCTCAGCCTCGGCGAACGAATGCGGGTCGGTCTCGCGATGGCGCTGATCTACCGCCCCGAAGTGCTGTTCTTGGACGAACCAACGATCGGTCTCGATGTCAGCGCGGCGAGTCAGATCCGCGAGTTCGTCGCGGAGTACGTCGAGCAGACCGGCGCGACCGTGCTCCTGACCAGCCACTACATGGCCGATGTCGCATCGCTGTGTCCGCGGTTGATCCTGATCGATCACGGCCGGGTCGCGTACGACGGGCCGCTGGCGGAACTGTCCACGCGCCTGTCGCCGTACAAGCTGATCCGGATCTCGGCGCGTGGCGCGGCGAACCCGGAGCAGTTCGGGGAGGTGGTCGAGAAGTCCGACGGGCAATGGGTTCTGCGCGTACCGCGTGACGAGGTGGCCGGTACGACGGCGCGGTTGCTGCAGGCGCTAGAAGTCGTGGATCTCGCGGTCGAAGAACCGCCGCTGGAGAAGGTCATCGACCAGGCGTACCGGGAAGGTCTGCGATGA
- a CDS encoding ABC-2 family transporter protein, with protein MRTAVLLGFRLRQEVLAWSGAWWFLATLTVQAVVAPLIGLFVWSAVYPDDPAIARYYIVVILVTLMTESFEQHTFSNQIYDGTLSHELLRPQPVVIGVIGMNLATRIWLTFLGAPVVVLAGISLRAGFDWAAVLRSAPYIVPAGVLVFLWTFLLSLTAFWTDKVHSIVGFGSQLIFLLGGTAAPIALLPEAWRRVAEVLPFYGMIGLPADLAAGTRSTGSLGYQLAWIAVLGSAVTISWRIGVRRYTAVGS; from the coding sequence ATGAGAACCGCGGTATTGCTGGGTTTCCGGCTCCGGCAGGAGGTGCTGGCGTGGTCAGGCGCGTGGTGGTTCCTGGCGACCCTCACCGTGCAGGCAGTGGTGGCGCCGCTGATCGGACTGTTCGTCTGGTCCGCCGTTTACCCGGATGATCCGGCGATCGCGCGGTACTACATCGTGGTCATCCTGGTCACCTTGATGACCGAGTCGTTCGAGCAGCACACGTTCTCCAATCAGATCTACGACGGTACGCTCAGCCACGAACTGCTCCGCCCACAGCCGGTCGTGATCGGCGTGATCGGGATGAATCTCGCGACGCGGATCTGGCTGACCTTCCTCGGTGCACCGGTCGTCGTACTGGCCGGGATTTCGCTGCGCGCCGGCTTCGACTGGGCGGCGGTGTTGCGGAGCGCGCCGTACATCGTGCCGGCCGGAGTGCTGGTTTTCCTGTGGACCTTCCTGCTGTCGCTGACCGCGTTCTGGACCGACAAGGTGCATTCGATCGTCGGGTTCGGCAGCCAGCTGATCTTCCTGCTCGGCGGCACTGCGGCCCCGATCGCGCTACTGCCGGAAGCCTGGCGGCGCGTTGCCGAAGTCCTGCCGTTCTACGGCATGATCGGTCTCCCCGCCGACCTGGCCGCGGGCACCCGCTCGACGGGGTCGCTCGGCTACCAACTCGCCTGGATCGCGGTCCTTGGTTCAGCCGTCACGATCAGTTGGCGAATTGGCGTACGCAGGTACACGGCGGTGGGATCATGA
- a CDS encoding ABC-2 family transporter protein — protein MKLLRLVGVGFSMALRRSVAFRINLFFDVLLAFTGLGTAIAAVLIVFTRADSLAGWSKAEFLVLIGTYQLITGLRATFVDPNLAWFPETGIRNGKLDGYLLQPASSLFLASLSLSSPLALIQFVLGGVVLGWGIGATDRPPSLAGVLSWLVLVVAGLVVTWALSVLLACLAFWAPKLQLDVFYHSAWQLGRYPTDVFTRPIRVLLTYVFPMALIASIPSAALLRGPRLAPVLAGVAAAGGTAALAALAWRAGLKRYTGATS, from the coding sequence ATGAAGCTGCTTCGCCTGGTGGGTGTGGGTTTCTCGATGGCGCTCCGCCGGAGCGTGGCGTTCCGGATCAATCTGTTCTTCGACGTTCTGCTCGCGTTCACCGGTCTCGGTACGGCGATCGCCGCGGTGCTGATCGTGTTCACCCGCGCGGACAGTCTGGCCGGGTGGTCGAAGGCGGAGTTCCTGGTGCTGATCGGGACGTACCAGTTGATCACCGGGCTGCGGGCGACGTTCGTCGATCCGAACCTGGCGTGGTTCCCGGAAACCGGGATCCGGAACGGGAAGCTCGACGGCTATTTGTTGCAGCCGGCATCGAGTCTGTTCCTGGCGAGCCTGTCGCTGTCGTCGCCGTTGGCGCTGATCCAGTTCGTACTCGGCGGGGTCGTACTGGGCTGGGGGATCGGGGCCACGGACCGGCCGCCGAGCCTGGCCGGCGTACTCAGCTGGCTGGTGCTGGTCGTCGCCGGGCTCGTGGTGACGTGGGCGTTGAGCGTGCTGCTGGCGTGCCTGGCCTTCTGGGCGCCGAAGTTGCAGCTCGACGTGTTCTACCACTCCGCCTGGCAGCTCGGTCGGTACCCGACGGATGTGTTCACTCGCCCGATCCGGGTGTTACTGACGTACGTCTTCCCGATGGCCCTGATCGCGTCCATCCCATCCGCCGCACTGCTCCGCGGCCCGCGGTTGGCGCCCGTACTGGCAGGGGTGGCTGCCGCTGGCGGAACTGCCGCCCTGGCGGCACTGGCCTGGCGCGCCGGCCTCAAGCGCTACACCGGCGCCACCTCATGA